AGGTTGCGATTGCTTTGCCGTTAAGGTCTTTAATGTCTTGGATGGTGCTATCTTTGGGAATAGCAAGTTTCAATGTACATTTTCCAAAACCAAGCCTCTTGATGTATTCTACTTTAGATTCGGTCTCATCAATGATGTTTTCACCGACGATGCCCAGGTCGGCTATACCTTGTTCCACATATCCCGGAATATCATCATCTCTCAGAAATAATATTTCGAGTGGGAAATTCCCAACCGTGGTGATTAAAGAACTTTTGTAGTTCTCGAAGTCTAAACCACAATTTTTCAGTAATTGAACAGATTTTTCGTTTAACCTACCCGATTTTTGGATAGCAATTTTAAGATTTTTCAACGCTTTATAAATGTTAGCAGTAAATTATTAATAATAAGAAATCAAACAAGAGGGAAGGTATTCTACGTAAGAACACATTAAATTAACATATCGCCACAATGGCGATGATGAAAATGAAAATGATGTACGCAAGTATAGACCATGTTTGTATTAATAACTGCAAGCAAATGTATAGTAAATTAATGGGAAATGCAAGACTATCATTTTAAAATTCTTATCCTAATGGACTTGTTGTTGAAATGAATTCAATTTTCTTGAAAAAATTGTAAAAACTAGGTCATTTATTGGGGAATACACTATAATTTAGACAAAAGACAATGCTGATTTCCTATCCTATAGTAAGCTGTTTGAATTACTCCAATAGTGAGCTTGTGAAATTTTGTCCAATCGAAATGTTTCTTGATAGGGTGACAACTCTCATAAATTTCCTTATTTTTAAGGATTGGGGAGTAACTTATTAAGTTAATAGCGGATAAAAGTGACAATAGTGGGGGGAGAAGTTGTTGTTTAATAAATTGGAGTAGTGTGTTTAGTGGTACCTAATTCAAGGGAATGGTAAATTAGATCAATTATTTGTTAGATGAAAAGATTAGCTTTTATTTTTATTTGTTGGGTTAACTGTCTTTATGGCCCTGTTCTAGGACAAGAAAGTCCAGCGTCTACGTTAGATATCCGGATATTGGAGTCCATAGCTGAGACTCGGACAGCGCCACAAACACAAACATTTAAAGTGCTTTCTGATATCAATAACTATGTTCAGATAGCCGTTCCTGTTGGTTTACTGGTGGCAGGTGCGGTCAACGATGATAAGGCAATGCGTCAGAATGCCCTGTATGTCGCCAGTAGTACGGCTGTAACAGCGCTAGTGAATGTTGGTTTAAAACATATCTTTAAGCGAAGTAGGCCATTTAAAAAATATCCTAATTTCATATCGGTTCGTACAGCCGGTGGGTATTCCTTTCCCTCTGGTCATACGTCATCTGCTTTTGCTACGGCTTCTGCTTTGTCTCGAGCCTACTCGAAGTGGTACGTCGTTGCGCCATCCCTTTTATGGGCGAGTAGCGTGGGATATTCAAGGATGTATTTGGGCGTACATTTTCCCTCCGATGTATTAGCAGGAGCTGTACTAGGAACGGGAGCGGCCTTTGCTTTGGATGGATTAAAGAAATAATATAGCAATAGAAAAAAAATGATACAAGAGGTTATTAAAATATTGGTTGTTGGATGTGGAAATATGGGCGCATCTCATGCGAAGGCATAT
The DNA window shown above is from Sphingobacterium thalpophilum and carries:
- a CDS encoding phosphatase PAP2 family protein; amino-acid sequence: MKRLAFIFICWVNCLYGPVLGQESPASTLDIRILESIAETRTAPQTQTFKVLSDINNYVQIAVPVGLLVAGAVNDDKAMRQNALYVASSTAVTALVNVGLKHIFKRSRPFKKYPNFISVRTAGGYSFPSGHTSSAFATASALSRAYSKWYVVAPSLLWASSVGYSRMYLGVHFPSDVLAGAVLGTGAAFALDGLKK